In Macadamia integrifolia cultivar HAES 741 chromosome 13, SCU_Mint_v3, whole genome shotgun sequence, one DNA window encodes the following:
- the LOC122059763 gene encoding receptor-like protein 15: MKLPLVKCLWVPLVLLLLRFQYWCCCLGCLEEERIALLEFKASCNWNTYFNGDHLPSWVSDERGSSSSSDCCSWERVQCNATTGRIIQLSLSDLGGVLEEFDSMNIDDEFDYRSIFLRKSGCYLNVTLFSTFKELHHLNLSNNEFNGWTNNEGFESLVGLRKLEVLDLTYNNFNDSIFPSLGELKSLRTLSLGENQMPGSIHLEEIISTMHKLESLDLSGNFLEDSSQTKQGSTSLIEMAKLKALYLYGNNFKNSILSFMGTLTSLRTLSLGANNLEGSLHMEELTNLQNLQSLDLSGNNINCSSQSIQELANLHDLQSLDLSGNNFNCSSQGIQALCRMKKLQELHLSGNNFEGILPPCLQNLTSLRILDLSHNQFRGNIPSSLIAGLSSLSHIFLGHNDFEGTFTFKSFANIPKLEVIDFNSAGNKLEIETEQPSWIPLFQLKVLLLSNSNLNKQTNAIPRFLSSQYNLIKVDLSHCNLSGLLPPWLLENNKMLRFLTLRNNSLRGHFQLPSYVHSAARIIDISHNCIDGLLQEDTGNIFPNGKYLNLSVNNFEGVIPSSIGSMSYLSFLDLSNNNFLGEIPNHMAIGCSNLFFLGLSNNKLHGQVFPPHFNFTKLFILHLDNNSFSGNILSGLSKCNLGILDISNNQLTGRIPSWIGNLTSLMVLNMGGNTLEGNIPIEFQVLEQLEFLDLSQNHLSGPIASLSNLTSLERLHLQGNGFIGSLSTALVNNSILKILDIGRNNLCGGIPDWMGALSGLRVLLLTRNHLSGTIPNHLCQLEWMHLMDLSHNSLSGSIPRCFINITYERMTKMRSLSETEVIDGFQFFLDSLSVGTGIVDSELVAYAKDQIEFVTKSWSRVYRGVILAYMSGMDLSCNNLINDIPHEIGDSDGLLALNLSHNQLSGSIPKTFSNLKQIESLDLSYNKLTGEIPSEFTTLNTLEVFIVAHNNLSGRTPEMKGQFSTFDNTSYEGNPFLCGLPLPNACNSSNGGESTSTFPTVSNDMDNKYDIDMRVFAASFTGSYVVCLLAFATILYINPYWRRMLLHFIEECIYSCYYFLSDTYYKLCIHIYRFRLLLSELIPHI; this comes from the exons ATGAAGTTGCCTTTGGTGAAGTGTCTATGGGTTCCATTAGTTTTACTACTACTCCGATTTCAATACTGGTGCTGTTGTTTGGGGTGTTTAGAAGAGGAGAGAATTGCTCTCTTGGAATTCAAGGCTTCTTGCAATTGGAATACCTATTTCAATGGTGATCACTTACCATCCTGGGTTAGTGATGAGAGAgggagtagtagtagtagtgaCTGTTGTTCTTGGGAGAGAGTCCAGTGTAATGCTACTACAGGACGAATCATACAACTCTCCCTTTCTGATTTAGgtggagttcttgaagaatttGATTCTATGAACATTGATGATGAATTCGATTATCGCAGTATATTTCTAAGGAAGAGTGGTTGTTATCTAAATGTCACCTTATTCTCGACCTTCAAAGAACTGCACCACCTCAACTTATCTAATAATGAATTTAATGGTTGGACCAATAATGAAG GATTTGAAAGTTTAGTTGGGCTGAGAAAGCTAGAGGTCCTGGACTTGACATATAATAACTTCAACGATAGTATCTTCCCATCCTTGGGTGAACTCAAGTCTCTCAGGACTTTGTCCCTTGGAGAAAATCAGATGCCAGGATCAATTCATTTGGAAg AAATTATATCTACCATGCACAAACTGGAGTCATTGGATCTAAGTGGCAATTTTCTTGAGGACTCTTCACAAACAAAACAAG GCTCCACAAGTTTGATTGAAATGGCAAAGCTGAAGGCTTTATACCTATATGGAAACAATTTTAAAAACAGTATCCTTTCATTTATGGGTACCCTGACATCCCTTAGGACCCTGTCCCTCGGTGCCAACAATTTGGAAGGATCGCTCCATATGGAAG AATTGACTAATCTGCAAAACTTGCAATCGTTGGATTTGAGTGGAAATAACATAAATTGCTCGTCCCAATCAATTCAAG AATTAGCTAATCTGCATGACTTGCAGTCGTTGGATTTGAGTGGAAATAACTTCAATTGCTCCTCCCAAGGAATCCAAG CTTTGTGTAGAATGAAGAAGCTTCAAGAGTTGCACCTCAGTGGAAACAATTTTGAAGGGATCCTTCCTCCATGTCTCCAAAATCTGACATCCCTTAGAATATTAGATTTGTCCCATAACCAGTTCAGAGGAAACATCCCATCATCTCTCATAGCCGGCCTCTCATCTCTTTCACACATTTTCTTGGGCCACAATGACTTTGAGGGCACATTCACATTCAAATCCTTTGCTAACATTCCAAAACTTGAGGTGATTGACTTTAACAGTGCTGGAAACAAGTTAGAGATAGAAACTGAACAGCCTTCATGGATTCCTCTTTTCCAATTGAAGGTACTGTTGTTGTCAAATTCCAATCTCAACAAGCAAACCAATGCTATTCCCAGATTTCTCTCTAGCCAGTACAACTTGATAAAAGTTGATCTTTCCCATTGCAATTTAAGTGGTCTGCTCCCACCTTGGTTACTTGAGAACAATAAAATGTTGAGATTTTTAACCTTGAGAAACAACTCACTGAGGGGCCATTTTCAGTTACCATCCTATGTCCACAGTGCTGCAAGAATCATAGATATTTCCCATAATTGCATTGATGGATTGCTTCAAGAGGACACTGGTAACATTTTTCCTAATGGGAAATATTTGAATTTATCGGTGAATAATTTTGAGggtgtgattccttcatcaatTGGTTCTATGAGCTATTTGTCTTTTTTAGATTTGTCTAACAATAATTTTTTAGGAGAAATTCCGAATCACATGGCCATAGGTTGCAGCAATTTATTCTTCTTAGGACTTTCGAATAATAAATTGCATGGCCAAGTTTTTCCTCCGCATTTtaattttacaaaattattcattTTACATTTGGATAACAACTCATTCTCTGGAAATATCTTGAGTGGACTATCCAAGTGCAACCTAGGGATATTAGATATTAGTAACAACCAGCTAACAGGTAGAATTCCTAGTTGGATAGGTAATCTTACATCTTTAATGGTGCTTAACATGGGGGGTAACACTTTAGAAGGAAACATTCCAATTGAATTTCAAGTACTTGAGCAGTTGGAATTTCTTGACCTTTCTCAAAACCATCTTTCTGGACCCATAGCATCATTGTCGAATTTAACAAGTTTAGAACGTCTCCATCTGCAAGGAAATGGATTCATAGGATCACTATCAACTGCTCTTGTCAATAACTCAATTTTGAAGATATTGGACATAGGAAGAAACAACTTATGTGGTGGTATTCCTGATTGGATGGGTGCCCTATCTGGTCTGAGAGTTCTTTTGTTGACAAGAAACCATTTAAGTGGTacaattccaaatcatttgtGTCAATTGGAATGGATGCATTTAATGGATCTTTCCCACAATAGCTTGTCAGGATCAATACCCAGATGCTTCATTAACATTACATACGAGAGGATGACAAAGATGAGATCTTTATCTGAAACTGAAGTCATTGATGGGTTTCAgttttttcttgattctttgaGTGTTGGTACTGGAATTGTTGATTCTGAACTTGTTGCTTATGCAAAAGATCAGATAGAATTTGTGACAAAAAGTTGGTCTAGGGTATACAGAGGTGTCATCCTTGCTTATATGTCTGGTATGGATCTATCATGCAACAATCTCATCAATGATATCCCACATGAAATAGGAGATTCAGATGGACTTCTTGCATTGAACTTGTCACACAATCAGCTCTCTGGCTCCATCCCAAAAACCTTCTCCAACTTAAAGCAAATTGAAAGCCTTGACCTATCCTACAATAAGTTGACAGGAGAAATCCCTTCAGAATTTACCACACTCAACACTTTGGAGGTCTTCATCGTGGCACACAACAACTTATCTGGTAGGACACCAGAGATGAAGGGACAATTTTCAACATTTGACAACACCAGTTATGAAGGAAATCCTTTCCTTTGTGGTCTGCCTTTACCAAATGCCTGTAACTCATCCAACGGTGGAGAATCAACCAGTACATTTCCAACAGTTTCGAATGATATGGATAACAAGTATGACATTGACATGAGAGTTTTTGCTGCTAGTTTTACTGGTTCATATGTCGTGTGCTTGTTGGCATTTGCTACTATTCTCTACATCAACCCTTATTGGCGAAGAATGTTGCTTCATTTCATTGAAGAATGCATATACTCatgttattattttctctctgaTACTTACTATAAGTTATGCATCCATATCTACAGATTTCGTTTGCTTCTTTCGGAATTAATTCCTCATATATAA